In Allorhodopirellula heiligendammensis, one DNA window encodes the following:
- the uvrA gene encoding excinuclease ABC subunit UvrA, giving the protein MANTRQTSAREITVKGAREHNLRDIDLTLPRGKLICFSGVSGSGKSSLAFDTLYAEGQRRYVESLSNSARQFMGQMPKPDVDLVSGLSPSISISQKSTGNNPRSTVGTITEIHDFLRVLFARVGTGYCPQCDIPIQAQTSDAIVSRALACVADAEWTREDEVDESPIAEEPDETAEEPDETSAALWILAPLARGQKGEFKDLFEDLRKQGFNRARVDGDTIRLAEPPQLDRTVRHDVEVVVDRIVLPRKIDASLDRARVNEAVELALKLGDSTLIASVGRPDTDFMLPVKHDHLFSSRYSCPQCGTSFRAPTPQLFSFNSPQGMCESCDGIGRMYTFVPELLIPDASKSIRKGAIALLGKWGDVGRYRRHIYMGFAEALDEAFELEAGSMLDTSWEELPESAKHAWLWGVDDSVDLTGVSGAKARKYISEFDGMIPELLDRYRTSRNKMQLRQFEKHMNTIDCPDCHGRRLNPQASAVRIATCEESFANDASKTLPQLCDLPIEQLADFFSDIELTATDATIAAEALKEIRGRIGFLLGVGLDYLTLGRTAPTLSGGESQRIRLAGQIGSGLAGVLYILDEPSIGLHPRDNDRLIATLLRLRDGGNTLIVVEHDEDTMRASDLIVDFGPGPGVKGGHVVAIGTIDEVCQSTESVTGAFLSGRRSIEPSATPRAIDPARKLTIRGAKFHNLKNIDVEIPLGVVVCVTGVSGSGKSSLISGILEPALRRDLNRAESEPGEHDAIEGIEHLDKIIAIDQSPIGRTPRSNPATYVKVFDEIRSLFAKLTDAKTRGYAAGRFSFNVDGGRCSACDGNGANKLEMDFLADIWVTCPVCEGKRYNRETLAVKFKGKSVADVLEMDISEALELFENVPKIAEKLQTLVDVGLEYLKLGQPSPTLSGGEAQRIKLSKELSRRDTGNTLYVLDEPTTGLHFADIELLLGVINQLADRGNSIVIVEHNLDVIKTADWVIDIGVEGGRGGGELVAEGHPSEIATVANSYTGEAIANVLGIERVRRKEVAKVIREVAMPDARARTHVVVEGACEHNLRHVNVSIPRDAMTVFCGPSGSGKSSLAMDTIYAEGQRRYVESLSSYARQFIGQVQKPKAERIEGLSPAVALEQKNLGHSPRSTVGTVTEVYDYLRILFAKLGTMHCPDCEQPIGTQTPDQIIDKVLGMAEGTRALLLAPIEVAAGEASLETWQTLRASGYARVRIDGETVELDAAKPLDSRRVQSVAVVVDRITIRDEEQSRISDSVEQALSLGVGVIEIAIADSDRPEPEWETIRHSQHLVCSCCGRSFQQLTPHHFSFNSAIGWCPGCQGLGTQTGTNPAALMGTPRQTLGDGAALLWPKTDQAVSRWMLQALSRSTNIPIDSPIEQLTLSQKRMLFHGLGARWVEVRRSDAVDTASTTGGGSVAGGKAKGHPDDILFRFQFKGFYPALEEASRLTPGLRAKLETFVAEIDCSVCNGARLRDDAAAVRFRSHTIGDLVHMPLDRIDAEVTAWQLDSREQKIAGELVREVQSRVKFLRDVGLDYLTLHRGAATLSGGEAQRIRLAAQLGSGLCGVLYVLDEPTIGLHPRDNLRLLSALHRLRDQGNTLLVVEHDHDVIAGSDYLCDFGPRAGRHGGNIVAEGPPESIEPMATSVTAPYLSGERQIELPAVRRPVMSPAGKPMVDFVSICGARENNLNDVDVNIPLGVMTAVTGPSGSGKSSLINGILYPVLARRLHRAKIKAGRHDEITGLRYVNKVIRVDQSPLGNSPSSNPATYTGVFDLIRGEFASLPAARERRFTPRTFSFNVAGGRCETCEGTGQRKIEMHFLPDVWIPCEECHSRRYNEDVLQVKLHGRSIADVLEMPCSEAVDLFSDQPKIQHVIQTLCDVGLDYVTLGQSAPTLSGGEAQRVKLAAELARPATGHTLYLLDEPTTGLHFGDIEKLLQVMQRLVDIGNTVIVIEHNLDVIKCADWVIDMGPGAGVDGGNIVFEGTPESLAATAQRPSGSISVTAPFLADILHGTRTAQPTLPSDVPAAGNGRLLNALASTVGSPQQLAPATSPPETPDPSNPTAIADDFSSGDISASSDGPMSEQVDPNQSFSAPWRILGRRWHTLPKGFPDNVRPDWPLELVDSVLDLLANVAGEHALDFPAPDRVGVKLESGSNGDLPWWAELETKQPDGVRLRLRGPKTAIDLDQLLSLDLLHARDADGTVSLHDADHVTLTLRLTQLDQARGKQLRSFLQTHLDRTRLSS; this is encoded by the coding sequence ATGGCCAACACTCGGCAGACGTCCGCACGCGAGATCACAGTCAAGGGCGCTCGGGAACACAATCTTCGAGATATCGATCTCACGCTACCGCGTGGGAAACTGATCTGTTTCTCCGGCGTCTCCGGTAGCGGTAAGAGCTCGCTCGCCTTTGACACGCTCTATGCTGAAGGACAGCGGCGGTACGTCGAAAGCCTGAGCAACTCGGCCCGACAATTCATGGGCCAGATGCCGAAGCCGGATGTCGACCTGGTTTCAGGGCTGAGCCCCTCGATTTCAATTAGCCAGAAATCGACCGGAAATAATCCACGCAGTACCGTGGGTACCATCACCGAGATTCACGATTTCCTCCGGGTTTTGTTTGCACGAGTTGGTACTGGCTACTGTCCACAGTGTGACATTCCAATTCAAGCTCAGACCAGTGACGCGATTGTCAGTCGCGCCCTCGCCTGTGTCGCTGACGCCGAGTGGACTCGTGAGGACGAGGTCGATGAATCTCCCATCGCCGAGGAGCCGGACGAAACCGCCGAGGAGCCGGACGAAACCTCCGCGGCGCTGTGGATTTTGGCGCCGTTGGCTCGTGGCCAGAAGGGCGAATTTAAAGATCTGTTTGAGGACCTCCGGAAACAGGGCTTCAACCGCGCCCGTGTCGATGGGGACACCATTCGACTGGCCGAGCCCCCCCAGCTCGATCGGACCGTCCGCCACGATGTTGAAGTTGTCGTTGACCGGATTGTGCTGCCGCGCAAAATCGACGCGTCGCTCGATCGCGCTCGCGTGAACGAGGCCGTTGAGTTGGCGTTGAAACTCGGCGACAGCACGTTGATCGCGTCTGTCGGCCGCCCTGACACGGACTTCATGCTGCCGGTCAAGCACGACCATCTGTTCTCATCACGGTATTCGTGCCCTCAGTGCGGGACGAGCTTCCGCGCGCCGACGCCGCAACTGTTTAGTTTCAACAGTCCGCAAGGAATGTGTGAGTCCTGTGACGGTATTGGGCGGATGTACACGTTCGTTCCCGAATTACTGATTCCGGATGCGTCGAAGTCCATTCGGAAGGGGGCGATTGCGCTACTGGGCAAATGGGGTGATGTGGGGCGATATCGCCGGCACATCTATATGGGTTTCGCGGAGGCCCTTGACGAAGCCTTCGAGCTGGAAGCGGGCTCGATGCTCGACACGAGCTGGGAGGAACTTCCCGAGTCCGCAAAGCATGCGTGGTTGTGGGGAGTCGATGACTCCGTTGACCTCACGGGTGTTTCCGGTGCCAAAGCAAGGAAGTACATCAGCGAGTTTGACGGGATGATCCCCGAATTGCTCGACCGTTATCGAACCAGCCGAAACAAGATGCAATTGCGGCAGTTCGAAAAGCACATGAACACGATCGACTGTCCCGATTGTCACGGACGCCGGCTCAACCCGCAAGCATCTGCGGTGCGGATCGCCACCTGTGAAGAGTCGTTTGCGAATGACGCATCCAAGACGCTGCCACAGCTCTGCGACCTGCCGATCGAACAGCTCGCAGATTTCTTTTCCGACATCGAACTGACAGCGACCGACGCAACCATTGCTGCCGAGGCCCTCAAGGAGATCCGCGGACGGATTGGATTTTTGCTCGGCGTCGGTCTGGACTATCTGACGCTTGGGCGGACAGCCCCGACGCTTTCCGGTGGTGAATCACAACGCATTCGCTTGGCTGGGCAAATTGGTTCGGGACTGGCTGGTGTGCTGTACATTCTCGACGAACCCTCGATCGGGTTGCACCCGCGTGATAATGATCGGCTGATCGCCACCCTGCTACGATTGCGTGACGGTGGCAACACGCTGATCGTTGTCGAGCATGATGAAGATACGATGCGGGCCTCTGATTTAATCGTCGACTTTGGCCCGGGACCTGGCGTCAAGGGCGGACATGTCGTCGCCATTGGGACGATCGACGAGGTTTGTCAATCCACCGAGAGCGTCACGGGTGCTTTTCTATCAGGGAGGCGTTCGATCGAGCCTTCCGCAACGCCGCGGGCAATCGACCCCGCCAGGAAGCTCACTATTCGTGGAGCAAAATTCCACAATCTCAAGAATATTGATGTCGAAATCCCGCTTGGCGTGGTCGTCTGCGTTACCGGAGTTTCAGGCAGTGGCAAGAGTTCCCTGATCAGCGGGATTCTCGAGCCGGCACTTCGTCGTGATTTGAATCGGGCCGAATCCGAACCCGGCGAACATGATGCGATTGAAGGCATCGAGCATCTCGACAAGATCATCGCCATTGACCAGTCACCGATCGGTCGCACGCCACGCAGCAATCCCGCGACGTACGTCAAGGTCTTTGACGAGATCCGTAGCTTGTTTGCCAAGCTGACTGACGCGAAAACGCGGGGGTACGCGGCCGGGCGATTCAGTTTTAATGTCGATGGCGGACGATGCAGCGCCTGCGATGGCAATGGCGCCAATAAATTGGAAATGGATTTCCTCGCCGATATTTGGGTGACCTGCCCAGTCTGTGAAGGTAAGCGATACAACCGCGAGACCTTGGCGGTAAAATTCAAAGGCAAATCGGTCGCCGATGTGTTGGAGATGGATATCTCCGAAGCGCTCGAATTATTCGAGAACGTACCCAAGATCGCTGAAAAGTTGCAAACGCTCGTCGATGTTGGTCTGGAATATCTCAAACTCGGCCAGCCTTCACCGACGCTCTCTGGAGGTGAGGCGCAGCGTATCAAGCTTTCTAAAGAGCTCAGTCGGCGCGACACAGGCAATACGCTCTACGTGCTCGATGAGCCGACGACTGGACTGCATTTTGCCGACATCGAATTGCTGCTCGGTGTGATCAATCAGCTCGCAGATCGCGGGAATTCCATTGTGATCGTCGAGCACAATCTCGACGTGATCAAGACCGCGGATTGGGTCATCGACATCGGCGTCGAAGGCGGACGCGGCGGCGGTGAATTGGTCGCGGAGGGACATCCCTCGGAGATTGCCACAGTTGCCAATAGTTACACCGGGGAAGCAATCGCAAATGTTTTGGGCATTGAACGCGTTCGACGCAAGGAGGTGGCGAAGGTCATTCGCGAGGTTGCGATGCCGGACGCTCGGGCGCGAACCCATGTGGTGGTCGAGGGCGCCTGCGAACATAATTTGCGGCACGTCAACGTCTCGATACCCCGTGATGCCATGACGGTTTTCTGTGGGCCGAGTGGGAGCGGGAAGAGTTCACTTGCAATGGACACCATCTACGCCGAAGGCCAACGCCGCTATGTTGAGTCGCTGTCGAGCTATGCCAGGCAATTTATCGGCCAAGTCCAGAAGCCAAAAGCGGAGCGGATCGAAGGATTATCGCCCGCGGTGGCCCTCGAGCAAAAGAACCTCGGGCACTCGCCTCGCAGTACCGTTGGCACGGTGACGGAAGTCTACGATTATCTGCGTATCCTATTTGCGAAACTTGGTACGATGCACTGCCCGGATTGCGAGCAGCCAATCGGAACGCAGACACCAGACCAAATTATCGACAAAGTTCTGGGTATGGCGGAGGGTACCCGGGCCCTGCTACTCGCGCCGATTGAAGTCGCCGCTGGCGAAGCTTCGTTAGAAACGTGGCAGACCCTGAGGGCGAGCGGTTACGCACGGGTACGAATCGATGGAGAAACCGTCGAGCTCGATGCTGCCAAACCGCTCGATTCTCGGCGCGTGCAGAGCGTCGCGGTCGTCGTCGATCGGATCACGATTCGCGATGAAGAGCAATCTCGGATCAGCGATAGTGTTGAGCAGGCACTGTCCCTCGGAGTGGGCGTGATCGAAATTGCGATCGCCGATTCGGATCGTCCGGAACCGGAATGGGAAACCATCCGGCACAGCCAGCATCTGGTTTGCAGTTGTTGCGGGCGTTCGTTCCAGCAACTTACTCCGCATCACTTCTCGTTCAATTCCGCGATCGGCTGGTGTCCTGGCTGCCAGGGGCTGGGGACGCAAACGGGGACTAATCCGGCTGCCTTGATGGGGACCCCCAGGCAAACACTCGGCGATGGGGCCGCATTGCTGTGGCCAAAAACCGATCAGGCCGTCAGTCGCTGGATGTTGCAAGCATTGTCGCGGTCGACCAACATCCCCATCGACAGCCCCATCGAGCAGCTGACGCTCTCGCAGAAGCGGATGCTGTTTCATGGGCTCGGGGCCCGCTGGGTCGAGGTCCGTCGCAGTGACGCAGTGGACACCGCGAGCACGACCGGCGGCGGTAGTGTTGCCGGTGGCAAGGCCAAGGGACATCCTGACGATATCTTGTTCCGTTTTCAGTTCAAAGGTTTTTATCCCGCTCTCGAAGAGGCTTCTCGATTGACGCCGGGGCTGCGTGCGAAGCTGGAAACGTTTGTGGCGGAGATTGACTGCAGTGTGTGCAACGGCGCACGACTCCGAGATGATGCTGCGGCCGTGCGATTTCGCTCGCATACAATTGGCGATCTGGTCCATATGCCCTTGGATCGCATTGACGCAGAGGTTACTGCGTGGCAACTCGACTCGCGTGAGCAGAAAATCGCTGGTGAACTCGTTCGCGAGGTGCAGTCTCGTGTGAAGTTTTTACGCGACGTTGGGCTGGATTACCTGACGTTGCACCGGGGTGCCGCAACGCTGTCAGGGGGTGAGGCTCAACGGATTCGTTTGGCCGCTCAGTTAGGCAGCGGGCTCTGTGGGGTGCTCTACGTACTTGATGAGCCGACTATTGGACTGCATCCACGCGATAACCTGCGGCTGCTCTCCGCACTCCATCGGCTGCGTGACCAGGGCAACACATTGTTGGTCGTCGAGCACGACCATGATGTGATTGCTGGCAGTGACTACCTCTGTGATTTTGGCCCTCGCGCCGGTCGACATGGCGGCAATATTGTCGCCGAAGGACCGCCCGAGAGCATTGAGCCGATGGCCACGTCGGTGACCGCACCATATCTCTCTGGAGAGCGGCAGATCGAGTTGCCTGCGGTACGGCGGCCTGTGATGTCGCCGGCGGGCAAGCCCATGGTCGATTTTGTGAGTATCTGCGGTGCTCGGGAAAACAATCTGAATGATGTCGACGTCAATATTCCGCTCGGTGTGATGACCGCCGTGACGGGGCCGAGCGGCAGCGGAAAGAGTTCGCTGATTAACGGAATTCTCTATCCGGTTCTCGCCCGCCGTCTCCATCGAGCCAAAATCAAAGCCGGTCGCCACGACGAAATTACGGGGCTGCGGTACGTTAACAAGGTGATCCGGGTCGATCAGTCACCGCTGGGCAATTCTCCATCGAGTAATCCTGCTACTTACACCGGCGTGTTTGACTTGATCCGGGGTGAGTTTGCAAGCCTGCCAGCGGCTAGAGAGCGACGTTTCACGCCGCGCACATTCAGTTTCAATGTCGCCGGTGGACGGTGCGAGACTTGCGAGGGCACGGGGCAACGCAAGATCGAGATGCACTTCTTGCCCGATGTGTGGATCCCTTGCGAGGAATGCCATTCACGGCGGTACAACGAGGACGTGCTGCAGGTCAAGTTGCATGGTCGGAGCATCGCTGATGTGCTCGAAATGCCTTGTTCCGAAGCAGTCGACTTGTTTAGTGATCAACCGAAGATCCAACATGTCATTCAAACCCTCTGCGATGTGGGACTTGACTATGTCACACTCGGACAATCCGCCCCCACACTCTCGGGCGGCGAAGCTCAACGAGTCAAGCTGGCCGCAGAACTGGCGCGGCCCGCGACCGGGCACACCTTGTATCTGCTCGATGAACCAACGACGGGCCTGCATTTTGGCGACATCGAGAAGCTTCTGCAGGTAATGCAGCGGCTCGTCGACATTGGCAACACTGTCATCGTGATCGAACACAATTTGGACGTCATCAAGTGCGCTGATTGGGTGATCGACATGGGACCGGGAGCAGGCGTCGATGGCGGCAATATCGTCTTTGAGGGTACGCCCGAATCGCTTGCTGCGACCGCCCAGCGTCCATCGGGATCCATCTCGGTCACCGCTCCGTTTCTGGCAGATATCCTTCATGGCACGCGGACTGCGCAGCCGACGCTGCCGTCTGACGTGCCAGCCGCGGGGAACGGCCGCCTGCTGAATGCTCTCGCGAGCACCGTTGGATCGCCCCAGCAACTCGCTCCAGCAACGTCACCACCGGAGACCCCCGATCCGTCGAATCCCACAGCGATTGCAGACGATTTCTCATCCGGTGACATCTCCGCGAGCTCAGACGGCCCCATGAGCGAACAGGTTGATCCGAACCAATCATTTTCGGCACCCTGGAGGATACTCGGTCGACGTTGGCATACTCTTCCGAAGGGTTTCCCTGACAACGTGCGTCCTGACTGGCCACTCGAGCTTGTCGACAGCGTGCTGGATTTACTCGCCAATGTCGCCGGCGAACATGCCCTGGATTTCCCAGCCCCGGATCGCGTGGGTGTGAAGCTGGAATCGGGGAGCAACGGTGATCTGCCATGGTGGGCGGAACTCGAGACAAAGCAACCTGATGGTGTGCGATTGAGACTTCGCGGTCCGAAAACTGCGATTGATCTCGATCAGCTGCTGTCCTTAGATCTCTTGCATGCCCGCGATGCCGATGGCACGGTCAGCCTCCATGACGCTGACCATGTCACGCTCACTCTGCGATTAACCCAACTCGACCAGGCGCGTGGTAAGCAACTCCGCTCGTTCCTGCAG
- a CDS encoding UvrB/UvrC motif-containing protein: protein MKCQYCDKPATFHITELTEPDGPQILHLCEHHARTVLQKEEPSPIKTITGALAKQLQLGQTKEELRKLDKKACPSCGITFFEFRNTGRLGCPMDYTHFESDLTPLLMNIHDSLEHTGKRPSRAAANVDAQAELISLRKDMEAAVRSEQYEKASEIRDRINEIQGDPKHPGFVAPPASESHDEDADDSAGSGGGGL, encoded by the coding sequence ATGAAATGTCAGTATTGCGACAAACCAGCGACCTTTCACATCACCGAGCTGACCGAACCTGATGGCCCACAGATTCTGCATCTCTGTGAGCATCATGCGAGGACGGTGCTGCAGAAGGAGGAGCCCAGCCCAATCAAGACGATCACCGGCGCCCTAGCCAAACAGTTGCAGCTCGGTCAGACCAAAGAGGAACTGCGAAAACTCGACAAGAAGGCGTGTCCTTCGTGCGGGATCACGTTTTTCGAGTTTCGCAATACCGGGCGGCTGGGTTGCCCGATGGACTACACCCATTTTGAATCGGATCTCACCCCGTTGTTGATGAACATCCACGACTCATTGGAGCACACGGGGAAACGCCCCTCCCGAGCGGCAGCCAATGTAGACGCGCAAGCCGAGCTGATCAGTCTGCGTAAGGACATGGAGGCTGCCGTGCGGAGCGAACAATACGAGAAGGCGTCTGAGATCCGCGATCGGATTAATGAAATTCAGGGCGACCCCAAGCATCCTGGATTCGTCGCTCCACCGGCGAGTGAATCTCATGACGAGGATGCCGATGATTCAGCCGGCAGCGGTGGAGGTGGACTGTGA
- a CDS encoding protein arginine kinase codes for MKEPSDLSILVKNSGEWLKGTGPESDIVISSRIRLARNLAGFPFIKKCSEDDRRKIERQVRTRLEALPAWNEIQYVHVDSLSEIDRQFLVERQLISREIAEAEGSRAVAIDPGEQYSVMVNEEDHLRIQVMHSGLDLNSAWDQIDQLDDAIEGELLYAFHPKFGYLTACPTNVGTGLRVSVMLHLPGLVITQQIDKVFRSMQRINVTVRGLYGEGSQYTGDFYQVSNQVTLGHTERELLTMVGEEVVPRIIDYERKARDFLMEKGEQDLLDDVSRALGILSTARKISSEETMHYLSKVRLGVNLGLIDDVEVATINKLFIHTQPAHLQKLQGRLLTTSDRHVERANYLHQHLRNGGPADVN; via the coding sequence GTGAAGGAACCATCCGACCTCAGCATTTTGGTAAAGAATAGCGGCGAGTGGCTCAAGGGCACCGGTCCGGAGTCCGACATCGTGATCAGCAGCCGGATTCGTTTGGCGCGGAACTTAGCAGGATTCCCCTTCATCAAGAAGTGCAGTGAAGACGATCGGCGAAAGATCGAACGTCAAGTTCGTACACGTCTGGAGGCGCTGCCCGCTTGGAACGAGATTCAGTACGTCCACGTCGATTCACTGTCCGAGATTGACCGGCAGTTTTTAGTCGAACGGCAATTGATCAGTCGTGAGATCGCGGAGGCTGAAGGTAGCCGCGCCGTCGCGATCGATCCAGGTGAACAGTATTCAGTGATGGTCAATGAAGAGGATCATCTGCGAATTCAGGTGATGCACAGTGGTCTGGACTTGAACAGTGCGTGGGATCAGATTGACCAACTTGATGACGCCATCGAAGGCGAGCTGCTGTACGCGTTTCACCCCAAGTTCGGTTATTTGACCGCGTGTCCGACCAATGTTGGTACCGGACTGCGGGTCAGCGTCATGCTGCATCTGCCGGGGCTGGTGATCACGCAACAGATCGACAAGGTGTTCCGCAGTATGCAGCGGATCAATGTGACTGTGCGTGGTCTCTACGGCGAAGGGTCGCAGTACACCGGCGACTTCTACCAGGTCAGTAATCAGGTCACGCTGGGGCACACCGAACGCGAGCTCTTGACGATGGTGGGCGAGGAAGTGGTACCACGGATTATCGATTACGAACGCAAAGCACGTGACTTCCTGATGGAAAAAGGGGAGCAGGACCTGCTAGATGATGTCAGCCGAGCGCTCGGGATTCTCAGCACGGCACGAAAAATCAGCAGTGAGGAGACGATGCACTACCTGTCCAAGGTACGGCTGGGGGTGAACTTGGGGCTGATCGACGATGTCGAAGTCGCAACCATTAATAAATTGTTCATTCATACCCAGCCCGCTCACTTGCAGAAGCTGCAGGGGCGTTTGCTGACAACGAGCGACCGCCACGTCGAGCGAGCTAACTATCTCCATCAGCACTTGAGAAACGGCGGCCCGGCGGACGTGAATTGA